The region atattgctgaggcagaataaaagctgtgctgtgattggttgttatatattataccactgaggtaacatgaaagctgcgctgtgattggttgttatctagatatataaaaacgaataaatgtatgtctgtctgtcttcgcagcaacgcgcaacggaTACGCTAGTTTATTTATATTTTGTGCAAAAGCAGTAGAATATAATAAAACCTATgaataagttatacaatacattatatgtaccccaaattggTTTCTATTAAAGTTAGAGCTTGTCCCACTAAATAAAAGATGTCCTATAGCTCCACTGACAAAACAATAGTTATGACCACAGGAGCACAAAAAGGCATACTAGTTTACTGGCTACTATTAGTCATGTCTCTAATGGGTTAGAAATGCACTTAAGGTGACGAGTTCTGCGCCAAatacatttacatgagacatagaTTCAAAATCTACAACATAACAGTGACGTGGGAGGGCTGTCTGTTGTGACGGGACTGTTAGGGGGAGTCGCTTCATACAATAAATCTGTTACACGCATAGAATTTTATGTCTTGGAGTTCAGATTTAATTTGGCTGCTTCCTCTAACTGTTTAACAATAAAACAAATAGAAATACCATCTTTCTAGTGTGAATGCTTTGAGGCCCCCACAGACTATATGAAATGATTTGGACggttttaaaggggtgttccgggATTGCACCATtaaagacctatcctcaggaaaaagggcatcaatagttgatcagtggtagtctgctgcttgggatccctgctgatcaactcaTAGAAGAGACTGTGGCGCTCAGGTGCACAGcactgtcatttcagtccatatcgggcacagcgctgtacattgtatagtggctgtatctggtattacagctccttTCCATGCACTTGATTTGAACTGAGCTTTTCTCAGGCCATTTGACCGATGACTgtgtcacaggcctgagaagagaccTCAGTGCTCACCTGAGCTTTGTGGCCCCTTCAGTCAGCTTATCACCAgtggtcctgagcagtggaccccgcTAATCAACTACGGATGACCTATCGAGTATTTAATAAACAGATTTATCAGCAGCACTCACTTTCAGCCAATATAGGCGGGACTGAAAATACAACATCCACAAGAATGGAACTTGAAccgcttgacaaagacccattgGGTCAAAAAGGAACACTTTCTGTTTTGGACATGGAGGGATAAAGACTGGTATATTACTTGCAGCACCTTATACTGCCACTGGCTTTCTTatgtactactgatgacctattgtgaggataggtcatgaatggtGCAGTCCCACAAAACCCAATTAGTAGTTGTATTGGAAAACTGATAAATGACTGGGTTTATGTCTAAGAGACAGGAGTGTGCAGCTTTTCTTCTGGCTTTACTGACATTTGTGGCATATTGCTATTGTGTTTTTGACTTTTTATGtaacaccacttttttttttttgttttttttcagtcatTGACAATAACACAAATCAAGAAGTTGCGAATCATAATAGATGAAAAAATAGCAGAAACTGATGTAGATCGTTTGCATTTTGAGACAGCGAGATTTGAGTGCCTGAGAGAAATAGGCAACCTGCTGCATCCAAGTGTTCCGATCAGCGACGATGAAGTATGGAACTCATGTACAATAATTACATGCTATTTCTGATTAGAGAAGAACTCTTGATTTCTCATAAATTTAGATGCGTTTGCATAGAAATGGAAATGTACATCTTGGAATAAAAATTAGTAAAGTAACTTCATACAATCTTAATCTTTTTTACAATATTAAAGTAATTTTGCTAGTTTCGGAAGGGAGTTTCTGTGGACCTCACGTGGCGTAGTGTGttgaggcagcagaatgcagtcctaagctcccactcacgacctgaaggttgcgagttcaatccccgcctgattcaggtagctggctcaaggttgacccagccttccatcctaaaataagcacccagcttgctgtgtgataaTAAATTGCCTAGAGGCGCTGCAAAATAAATTggcgcccctttcccctcctctAGCTGAATTTTgaacaagtcctatttttttttgtaagacgCATACATTAGATCGCAGATTGAGTCTTttgatttatttttactttttgcaggacAAAGACAATAAATTGGAGCGGTTGTCAGGGAATTGCACCCAACGAAAGAAATACTCCCACGTGGATCTGGTCACTATGGTGGACGGGTTTGAAGGAGAGAAAGGGGCAGTGGTGGCTGGAAGCAGAGGGTACTTTCTTAAGGTGACTACTGTTAAATGTCCTGCTAATTTATAGGTATTAAAATGCATGAAGTCTGTGTATGAGCCATTGCTGTCTGACACTAGGCCAGAATCTGACCATTACTCCAATATACAGTATAGTAAGAGCTAGTCCCAGGGGACCTGATAGGCACCAGAGTACTATATAGTCATAGAAAATGATATCATGCTCAAAGGTAGGGTAGGGTATCTTCCATAAGAAAGacccagaaaaaaatataaaaggggttgtccagggctgcttctatggatgacctatcatcGGGCTTTGTTTTTATGGCGTCCACAGTGCGGTAAAAATGGCATGTAAACTTTGTTCTATGGCTCACTGCAAtttataaatcaaattttatttaCAGTATTTCTTAGACTATTGGACTCAAccaggtttagacaacagaaaataaTCTAAAACTATTTCATGCTAATTAAAACTTCCCTGTTGGTCTAAAGAAGTGCATGGTTGAGTTTCAAGCGGACTTAAACTACAAGAGTCTGCTGTCAAAGGGAACCCCTCATGAATTTTGTTGCCCTCCCTGAGGTCAGTGTAAAGTAGTGACAGACACTTGGATTTCACTGGACGGTCACTTCAGAGGTGTGGTGTTAACTATGTAAGTACAGCAAAACTACCAAACATTGCTTCTTAAATGACCAACCACAGAAGACTATCGCTACTACTTGATGATACTCTCGGTGAGAGTAGCATGAAGTacttgacagattccctttaaggagaTAGTATGTGGTGAATAATGGGTGTGATTAAAAGAAAAGCAGTAAATCTGctttaatagtatttcccctcgtcatcctgacagcatacacctggaggttgtccgctggacacctgttgggacaggaagcggaaaaacacaaaaggtaactcccaccaccggctcaccagtgtcttcctgtccctacaggacagtccaagcggatcctccaggtgtatgctggaggagAACGgatcctccaggtgtatgctggaggagaacgaagaaagaagactcccatgcagcctgtccacccctggggggacgactctctggtcgggctgACAGGGCTTGCGCGGGCgagaccctacgaggggacccACACCTGCAGGATCTACTCAGCACCATTCCCCTTGTGGGAAATCCTCCCCCAGCACGCTGCCCAGAGGATAGCTGGCTGGCGAAACGGCCCCGGTACCTGGAGGGCTTGGAGCAGAGGCCCGGCGACTCCAGCGTGGATCCAGCAGCCCGTCGGGGCAGAGGTATGCGCTTCTATGCGGGCGGATCGCGGTGACAGCAGGGGCTCGGGCACGGGTCCGGCAGGCGTTCGCGCGGCTGTGGAGCAGCGGCTCCATGTGTGTCCTCCTCGGTCGGCGTCCCTGGTGTGTGCGGCGTATCCCCCGGGTCTGACGTGACGTCAGCGCGGCCGTGTCACGTGGGGGGCGGGGCCTCGCTCAGGGGGGCGTGTTGGCGCCAAAATTTGAAATTTAAAGGCTGGATTCCCCTGTATgtctcctgtctgcaccttacaaagatgtcagccagaaaagacactgaaagcagcctgctggtgagtggACCTCTATATGGGTCttgtaccgggggggggggggggggggaggaggaggaggagagactaATATATCATTGTGCTGAAAATTCCTTTGCTGTCTCCGTTTTCTTAGGACAGAGATGCGCAAAAGTCGAGAGAGGCTAAAAAACGCGTTCGCAAATGTCCGGTCtgcttgcggcggctagaagagggccacaccaagccatTGTGTGCGGAATGTACAGCGAAAGTGGTCCGTGAAGAGGGCTCCTCTGCCATGACTGACATCCGGTCCGTGATTCGCGAGGAAATCGAagcctctctctcctctttctcttccgCCCCCCATGAAAAGGGCGAGGCGGACGCACACGGAAGAGTCTGACTCTGAGGAAGGACTCCTGGAAGATTCTCCCTCAGAATCCACGCCACCAATGGAAGATGTGAAAAAATACTTCTTCTCATCGGCGGATCTTGGTCAACTGTTAAACGCAGTTcgacgcaccatgcaggtggaggaagaggtgccgcagcagccatcatTCCAAGATAGTCTGTTCCGGGGGCTCCAACCTCAACCAAAACCGTCATTCCCGGTTAATGACATTTTGAAACGatcctgacagaatggaagcaggcAGAGCAAAAATTCTTCCTGCCCAAAGAACTTAGGGACCGGATGATCTTCACACCAGACGACATCTAGTTCCTGGAAACTACCCCTAAGGTGGACCTGGCGGTGGCCAGGGTTTCTAAAaaaaagcagccctcccctttgaggacatttcaCAACTGtgggatccactagataccaaGGTGGATTCATcgatgaaaaaggcctgggagatTGCGGCCCTGACCATTAAAGCTAACATCACGGCCAAGTCAGTGGCAAGGTCTATGACGGTCTGGATGGACCAGCTTCAGACGCTGGTTTCccagaggggctctagggaagaaatctccagctgccttcccctcctccaacaagcaACCGGCTTTCTGGCGGATGCCTCTATGGAGTCGGTGAGGCTCGGAGCACGTTCGGCAGCCCTCTAACACGGCCAGGAGAGCCGTCTGGGTCAAGGCCTGGGCAGAGGATATCGCATCAAAGAACAGGCTCTGTTCCCTACCCTTCCAAGGACATAGAATCTTTGGGCCTTCCCTGGATACCCTCCTGGAGAAAGCATCGAATAAAAGTCAAGGGCTACCCACGGAGAAGTCcttcaagcggccttcctcctcctaccctccatccTTTATTCCCTCTAGGACATACAAGGGAAAAGGGAAAACTGGACgttggtcctaccccaaaggtggaaagggtgagaatccgcccttCAATACCCTGCAAGTAGGGGGTAGGCTGATGGGGTTCGCCCTCAAATGGAAggaggtgacctccaatccctgggccttacgcctagttACGGAGGGCTATAAAATCGAattttcctcctcccctccccggaggttcgtggtcaccccctgccagtcacccttgtctgctcaggccctccagttgggggtgcaggagctgttgtccctaggggccattaCTCGGGTTCCCATAGAAGAATGGTTCACGGGGTGCTAGTCCCCCGTTTCTCGTTAAAAAGCCCAACGGGTCCTATAGAACCATCATTAATTtgaagtttttgaataaatccatCTCGTAcgaaagatttaaaatggaatcggtgcggtcagcaatTCCCTTAATCACACCAGATAGCGTCATcgccaccgtggacttaaaggatgcctactaccatgtccctatacacaCAGATTTTCAGCAGTTTCTGTGGTTTGCCCTGGTGATGGATGGGTCAGTCTCTCACTTCCAGTTTACGTGCCTGCCATTCGGGATTTCTTCtgcaccccgggtgttctccaaactggtgttagaaatggtggcggcactaaggactaACAAGGTATTGATCGTCCCGTACCTCGATGATTTCCTGATCATAGCAGGATCAGTTTTAGAACTCCGGTTCCATGTCGATCTCCCTCTCCGTCTGTTAGAAACGCTGGGCTGGATCATCAACACCGTTAAATCTAGTCTCCTgcccaaacaaaagaaaaaattcctgGAAGCTTTTCTGGATTCACACCGCCAGTGTTCATCCCTCCCCTTAGAGAGGCAGAAGGCGATtctggatgagtgtcgggcactttctctcGCCACCagagtctcccttaggagaggcatgagggtcctcggcctcatgtCTTCCTGCATCGGGGTATTCTCTTGGACCCAATTACACTGTAGGACCGTCCAGGAATTCATCCTGAGTAGCTGGGATAAGTCACCTGCTTCCCTGGATCACCTAGTCATCCTTACCCACAAGATAAAGTCCTCCTTGGAGTGGTGGATGTCCATTACCAACCTCGCCAGGGCCACGGTTTGGTACCCTGCATCCCTAGTATCCATTTTTACCAACGCgagtgcaactggctggggggcccacttaggccatcattacgtccaaggggtctggaaccgggaggaagctACTCAGTCCTCCAACTTTAAAGAACTTTGTGCTGTCTGGAAGGCCGTCCGTGGCTTTGAGACAGgtcaggggtagacacattaagatcttttcaGATATTTTAACAGCTGtatccctcattcgccaccagggatccacgcggaacccccgactccaagacctggcggcgaaagttctcgagtggatagagcagcggacaccttccgtcacagcgttccacgtaaggggcccagagaattccatggcagatcatctcagccgcaggaagatagatccGGGGGAGTGTACTCTACATCCACACGTATTTCAGCTAATCGtagaaagatgggggacaccgcaggtggacttgttcgcctcaCGGGAGAACACAGTGTCCCCGTTTTTTTTCCAGGGGAGtggacgggggctccctgggagtAGACGCGCTGtcccaggcctgggattgggacctcgcatacgccttcccacccatccctctggtcctaaggaaaattcaggggtccccaggctccgttatcctggagctccattctggcccaagagaccctggttcccgctcctgggcgctctctcgacacaggacCCTCTACATCTTCCGCAGAGAGACaacctccttcagcagggtcctCTGATATGCACAGAGGTCCggaagttcaggcttacggcctggaagctgagcgggtaaaatacctgagccagggcctatcagggagggtaacAACTACCTTATGCGAGAGCCTCAAAAGGTCCACCAGAGATATATACGCTAGGGTTTGGGATACCTTTTCTAAGTGGTTGGGGCACAGTAtccatgacctccaacagcctaACATTAGCAAGATATTGGAGTTCCTGCAGGACTGATTAGATATGGGGCTAAGACctagtacccttaaggtccaggtggctgcTCTTGGAGCCTTTTTTGACTCCCCCTTGGGCGACCATAGTTAATTaggaaatatcttaaaggggcagtcagactccacccctttgtaagggaaaccatgcccccctgggacctgaacctagttttacaggccctctgcgcacacccctttgagcccctggaagatctatcagttaagatcctctcctataaAGTAGCTTTTCTAGTCGCCATCAGATCCGCTAGACGGATTgaggagatccaatccctctctattaggactccgtatatgaccatcttcccggataaaatagagttcagacCTGACCCTTTTTTTCCAACCTAAAGTCctcacagactttcacagagaacagcgcatagtccttccctccttctgcccggaaccccgtaacaccacggaacagaggttccataatctagatgttagacgagcaatcctgaagtatttggaggtcacacattccttcaggaagtctaaaaacctttttgttcaatttcagggtccacgcagaggaggggccgctactaaagactccttagcgcgttgggtcaggagggccatagaagatgcatacagatcccaggggatcccactcccgggcaaCGTTAGAGCCCATTACACTAGggtggtcgcctgttcctgggcagaGAGAGCcgaggcgacaaccgaccagatctgcagggccGCCACATGGTCGAACACCCATACCTTCACAAGacactatcgcctggacctgggggccagccgtgatatggcctttgggtggaaggtgctacaggcagtggtccctccctaaaaaagccctaagctgttggcacttctccaggtgtatgctgtcaggatgacgaggggaagacaggaattgggtcctacctgttaattccttgtcatcctgacagcataggggcttttccctccccttcagttatttttacgtgaagtaacgtattgtactatgatttctgtattaaaaaatattggttaagcaaagccgggtcactgtagtcatttggtgcacactggtgagccggtggtgggagttaccttttgtgtttttccgcttcctgtcccaacaggtgtccagcggacaacctccaggtgtatgctgtcaggatgactacaagaaaaggaattaacaggtaggacctaatttcTGTCTTTTAATGCAAACAAAAATTTAAGGGGCTCAATGGCCACTAGGGttaaatttagagatgagcgagtatactcgctaaaggcaattgctcgagcgagcattgcctttagcgagtacctgcccgctcgagacaaaaggttcggatgccggcggcgggcagggagctgcgggggagagcggggcggaacggaggggagatctctctccccgccccctcctgctgactgccgctactcaccgttcccccgcgccggcacccgaacctttcgtctcgagcgggcaggtactcgataaaggcaatgctcgctcgagcaattgcctttagcgagtatactcgctcatctctaattaaattgTAACCAAACTACAGCCTTTGCCATAAACTGAAACCTACAGTTAggtccccttaaaaagtaacCTTTTATTGATATGTAGTAAAATATATCGTAGTAGCAATGAATGACAAAGATCACAGTCTCAATAAAGTGTAAATGAGTATAATATATTAGAAGAGAGAATATCCTGCCTTGCTGGTTATGCACAAATATTAGGGTCACGAACTATAACACTTGCTGCAAATGGTGCACGCTACCATGCAGCAGTAGACTGCTATGTACTGAAGATTCAGCAAGTGATTAGATACCTGTAtgaactgccagcatgtgtgatacaTTCTGCCAGGTAAACTCAGTCTGACATAAGCATAGCAGGATGGACTACATGAGActctgtgctaaaagaccagctcTCCCAACATGTTTCACGAGAACTGTGGCGTCATCAGGGGAATAAGAGCTAGACTATAAACGGGGAGATAATGTGAAAATAATCgtcaaatgtaaaataaaaaaagccagAAGTGGCCTCAAattaataccaataaaaactacaactcttaaaggggttgtcttgcgaaatcaagtggggttatacacttctgtatggccatattaatgcactttgtaatatacatcgtgcattaattatgagccatacagaagttattcacttacctgctccgttgctagcgtcctcgtctccatggttccgtctaaattcgctggcggcttgcttttttagacgcgcttgcgcagtccggtcttctgctctgagcacgagccgcttcagtgtgctcgccgctacagctcttctgcgcatgcgccgacgagctgtatcttcttgggagcgcgctggagcggccattctgctaccatcctcttttagaggaaggtgcagagccgcccagcagtgccgagaagccgcccagcagagccgcccaggtaagtgatgggtgacggactgccgctgtggccccggagcctgccgctgtggccccggagcctgccgctgtggctccggagcctgccgctgtggccccggggccctACCGCCgtttacctgctgcctggcggtgggtgactggtcggtcgcgttcaatcccggtgtccggtcggcggctgcggggcgtctggttgtcagggagacacag is a window of Eleutherodactylus coqui strain aEleCoq1 chromosome 4, aEleCoq1.hap1, whole genome shotgun sequence DNA encoding:
- the LOC136624970 gene encoding uncharacterized protein; its protein translation is MKRARRTHTEESDSEEGLLEDSPSESTPPMEDVKKYFFSSADLGQLLNAVRRTMQVEEEVPQQPSFQDSLFRGLQPQPKPSFPGRNLQLPSPPPTSNRLSGGCLYGVGEARSTFGSPLTRPGEPSGSRPGQRISHQRTGSVPYPSKDIESLGLPWIPSWRKHRIKVKGYPRRSPSSGLPPPTLHPLFPLGHTREKGKLDVGPTPKVERGSTRNPRLQDLAAKVLEWIEQRTPSVTAFHVRGPENSMADHLSRRKIDPGECTLHPHVFQLIVERWGTPQVDLFASRENTVSPFFFQGSGRGLPGSRRAVPGLGLGPRIRLPTHPSGPKENSGVPRLRYPGAPFWPKRPWFPLLGALSTQDPLHLPQRDNLLQQGPLICTEVRKFRLTAWKLSG